The following are encoded in a window of Doryrhamphus excisus isolate RoL2022-K1 chromosome 16, RoL_Dexc_1.0, whole genome shotgun sequence genomic DNA:
- the LOC131104124 gene encoding proteasomal ubiquitin receptor ADRM1-like, producing MSSGALFPSLVSGSRGSSSKHLVQFRAGKMILKGKTVTADKRKGTVYVQQTDDSLIHFCWKDRTTGNVDDDLIIFPDDCEFKRVSQCTTGRVFVLKFKTESKRLFFWMQEPKSDKDDEYCRKVNEYLNNPPIPGAPGSGGHELSALGAEGGLQNLLGNMSHNQLMQLIGTSGLGGLGALAGPGLANLLGGGGPTASSSSSSSRSQSAAATPSSGSAPRLSSSHAAPTTPVTPAATATSPASVAPSTPASAPTPPVPASVGSPPIQLSDLQSILATMNVPVAAAAPGSAVDLASVCTPDMMAPILANAEVQRRLLPFLPSGESLAQSGEEIHNTLSSPQFQQHMSMFSSALASGQLGPLMSQFGLPADAVAAANRGDVEAFARAMQTSKAESKDEDEDMSLD from the exons ATGTCGTCCGGAGCTCTGTTCCCCAGCCTGGTGAGCGGATCCAGAGGAAGCTCCAGCAAGCACCTGGTGCAGTTCCGCGCCGGCAAGATGATCCTCAAGGGGAAGACTGTGACGGCCGACAAGCGTAAAGGCACCGTGTATGTCCAGCAAACAGACGACTCCCTCATCCACTTCTGCTGGAAGGACAGGACCACTGGGAATGTGGATGAT GACCTGATCATCTTCCCCGATGACTGTGAGTTCAAGAGGGTCAGCCAGTGCACCACCGGGCGGGTCTTTGTGCTCAAGTTCAAGACAGAGTCCAAGAGACTCTTCTTCTGGATGCAG GAGCCCAAGTCGGACAAGGATGATGAGTACTGCCGGAAGGTCAACGAGTACCTCAACAACCCCCCCATCCCCGGAGCACCAGGCAGCGGGGGGCATGAGCTCTCTGCGCTGGGTGCCGAAGGGGGCCTCCAAAACCTGCTGGGAAACATGAGCCACAACCAGCTGATGCAGTTGATTGGAACCAGCGGGCTGG GAGGTCTCGGTGCTCTGGCAGGACCCGGTCTCGCTAACCTACTTGGAGGGGGCGGACCCACAGCCAGCAGCTCCTCATCCAG TTCTCGCAGTCAGTCTGCAGCTGCCACACCATCATCAGGCTCCGCCCCCAGACTGAGCTCATCCCACGCTGCCCCCACCACCCCGGTGACCCCCGCCGCCACGGCCACCTCCCCTGCCAGCGTTGCTCCTTCCACTCCGG CTTCAGCTCCGACTCCGCCGGTCCCCGCCTCCGTCGGAAGCCCCCCCATTCAGCTCAGCGACCTCCAGAGCATCCTGGCCACCATGAACGTCCCTGTGGCAGCGGCCGCCCCGGGCTCAGCAG TGGACCTGGCCAGTGTGTGCACCCCTGACATGATGGCGCCCATCCTGGCCAACGCCGAGGTGCAGCGGAGACTCCTCCCCTTTCTGCCCAGCGGTGAGAGTCTGGCTCAGAGCGGCGAGGAGATCCACAACACGCTCAGCTCACCTCAGTTCCAGCAG CACATGAGCATGTTCAGCAGCGCGCTGGCCTCAGGTCAGCTCGGCCCACTCATGAGCCAGTTTGGACTGCCGGCAGACGCCGTGGCCGCCGCCAACAGAggag ATGTGGAGGCGTTCGCTCGAGCCATGCAGACGTCTAAAGCAGAGTCCAAGGACGAGGACGAAGACATGAGCCTCGACTAG
- the dnajc5ab gene encoding dnaJ homolog subfamily C member 5 yields MEQQRQRALSTSGESLYVVLGVDKNATTEDIKKCYRKLALKFHPDKNPDNPEAAEKFKEINNAHSILSDSTKKNIYDKYGSLGLYVAEQFGEENVNTYFVLSSWWAKALFVFCCLSTGCYFCCCLCCCCNCCCGKCKPRPPMDQEPEFYVSPEDLEAQMTADERDGTNDPIMVQPSFATETTQLTADAHHSYRTDAY; encoded by the exons ATGGAGCAGCAGAGGCAGAGAGCTCTGTCCACGTCTGGGGAGTCGCTGTACGTCGTGCTGGGAGTGGACAAGAATGCCACCACGGAGGACATCAAGAAATGTTACAG GAAACTGGCATTAAAGTTTCACCCAGATAAGAATCCCGACAATCCGGAGGCTGCAGAGAAGTTCAAGGAGATCAACAACGCTCACTCCATCCTGAGCGACAGCACCAAGAAGAACATCTACGACAAGTACGGTTCTCTGGGTCTCTACGTGGCCGAGCAGTTTGGAGAGGAGAACGTCAACACCTACTTTGTTCTGTCCAGCTGGTGGGCCAAG GCCTTGTTTGTCTTCTGCTGCTTGTCCACTGGTTGCTACTTCTGCTGCTGtctgtgctgctgctgcaactGCTGCTGTGGCAAATGTAAACCTCGACCCCCCATGGACCAGGAGCCCGAGTTCTACGTTTCCCCTGAGGACCTGGAAGCCCAGATGACGGCCGACGAAAGAG ACGGCACCAACGACCCCATCATGGTGCAGCCATCCTTCGCCACAGAAACCACACAGCTCACTGCCGACGCTCACCACAGCTACAGAACGGACGCATACTAG